Proteins found in one [Synechococcus] sp. NIES-970 genomic segment:
- a CDS encoding sensory box/GGDEF domain/EAL domain protein, protein MTTLLPVQSDHLIAAELAQAIVNNQLSVVYQPQVESHSGTIAGFEALLRWQHPEIGVIPPSLFIPIAEATGLITELGDWILEQAIGQLKEWQHQYQHDLKMSVNISVQQLTTPDFIYRLQNSLEKHQLAPHSLELEVTESIAIEDFEEVRPILQFLQSLDIQIAIDDFGTGYASFTYLQLFCWDILKLDRRFVKNIHRNSVNAAITENLINMSHDLGFKVVAEGVEIQEEAVILQQYGCDKVQGYYFSRPMTAASIATRFLGRKIAIIASTESCAA, encoded by the coding sequence ATGACTACTCTTCTTCCTGTCCAATCTGACCACCTCATCGCCGCAGAGTTAGCCCAAGCGATTGTCAACAATCAGTTAAGCGTCGTTTACCAACCCCAAGTAGAATCCCATAGTGGTACTATTGCAGGATTTGAAGCCTTACTTCGTTGGCAACATCCCGAAATTGGTGTGATTCCTCCCAGTTTATTTATTCCCATCGCTGAAGCAACAGGACTTATTACTGAACTTGGAGATTGGATCTTAGAGCAAGCCATTGGTCAACTAAAGGAGTGGCAACATCAGTACCAGCATGACTTAAAAATGTCGGTCAATATTTCTGTCCAGCAGCTCACCACTCCTGATTTTATTTACCGTCTGCAAAATTCCCTAGAGAAGCACCAATTAGCGCCCCATTCCCTTGAGCTAGAAGTCACGGAATCAATTGCCATTGAAGACTTCGAAGAAGTGCGACCTATTTTACAATTTCTCCAAAGTCTAGATATTCAGATTGCTATTGATGATTTTGGGACAGGCTATGCTTCTTTCACTTATTTGCAACTTTTTTGTTGGGATATCCTCAAATTAGATCGTCGTTTTGTTAAAAATATACACCGAAATTCAGTGAACGCAGCTATTACAGAAAACCTGATCAATATGTCCCATGATCTAGGATTTAAGGTTGTGGCTGAAGGTGTGGAAATCCAAGAAGAAGCAGTGATACTCCAGCAATATGGTTGTGACAAAGTGCAAGGTTATTACTTTAGTAGACCCATGACTGCTGCTTCAATTGCAACTCGTTTCTTGGGTCGGAAGATTGCGATTATTGCTTCTACTGAGTCTTGTGCAGCTTAG
- a CDS encoding glutaredoxin, translating to MTTTAQTTTSDGGNTHPLPEAVRLYRMSTPEHECPWGLRAIALLGEHGIEFEDIKLTTAAEVADFKAQHNVPTTPQIFFGDDRIGGYSDLAEYFNLEPDKADYSYTPVVALFSTAGLIATAASLGISGFMGVSLSMLASLKLMDIDAFAESFAKYDLVTQKFKPYAKTYPFAELLIGLGFLSGIAPLATGISSLAIGVSGAVSVFKAVYVDKIALNCACVGGNSKAPLGIVSFAENAIMALMGATLIFSTVSARPVETQSTSLSREAAITQIRSMQ from the coding sequence ATGACTACAACAGCACAAACCACAACCAGCGATGGTGGTAATACTCATCCATTACCTGAAGCTGTTCGGCTCTATCGGATGTCTACCCCAGAACATGAATGTCCTTGGGGATTACGGGCGATCGCTCTTTTAGGTGAACATGGCATCGAATTTGAAGACATAAAATTAACGACAGCGGCGGAAGTTGCAGATTTTAAAGCGCAGCACAATGTGCCGACAACACCACAAATTTTCTTTGGTGATGATCGCATTGGTGGCTATAGTGACTTGGCAGAGTATTTCAATCTGGAGCCAGACAAAGCCGACTATTCTTACACACCTGTGGTGGCGTTATTTTCAACAGCTGGTTTAATTGCCACAGCGGCATCCCTTGGCATTTCTGGTTTTATGGGGGTTTCGTTATCGATGTTGGCCTCGTTGAAACTGATGGATATCGATGCCTTCGCCGAGAGTTTTGCCAAATATGATTTGGTGACGCAGAAATTCAAACCCTACGCTAAAACTTATCCTTTTGCAGAATTACTAATTGGCTTAGGTTTTCTTTCTGGCATTGCTCCCTTGGCAACTGGGATTAGCTCTTTGGCGATTGGGGTCAGCGGTGCGGTATCGGTTTTTAAGGCTGTTTACGTTGACAAAATTGCCTTAAATTGTGCCTGCGTTGGCGGGAATTCTAAAGCACCCCTGGGAATTGTTAGCTTTGCGGAGAATGCCATCATGGCGCTCATGGGGGCAACGCTAATTTTTTCGACCGTGAGCGCTCGCCCGGTGGAGACACAATCGACTTCTTTATCCCGGGAAGCAGCGATCACCCAAATTCGATCTATGCAATAG